The stretch of DNA GGCCTTCAAGACCCGCCTCTGTAGTTCCTGCCGTAGCAGAACTGCGTTCCACCGCGGTGCGCGGCAGAGACGCCGGACGCACTGCCGGAGCAACACGTGTTTCAGGAACAACGCTTGGCACACCGGTTGTGCGTTCTTCCACGACACGGTCAGCCGACACCGTCAGCGTCCAAACACCATACAGAGCCGCCAGCGCCAAAACGGCAATCACCACAAACGCCCCACGCGGTATCCGCGATTCTTCTTCAGCTTCCGGGAATACCAGCGCCGGCCCGGAAGTCTGGGCCGCGTCAAACTCAGCCTTGAATGCCGTCACAGTCTCAACTTCATCAAGACCAAGATATTCAGCATACGTACGAACAAAGCCGATGGAGTAAGCCCGGCCAGGCAGCGCATCAAAATCACCGCCTTCAATGGCCTCAATCTGATCCCGGCGAATGCGCAGCTGACCGGCGACTGCAGAGATGTCTTCGCCCAACGCAAGCCGAGCCGCATGCATCTGAGCACCGGTGGTGCCGCGCGGTTCGGGATTGTCATCCTGAATGTCGCGCAGGTGCAGCCGTCGCGTCGAACGAACCGACGCATCTTCCAGATTGAGTTTAGTCACTTTGCCCATAATTACGGCCTGCGTGTCCCCATTGGCGCCTGGATGCCGCGCCCTGCCGGGGCATCTCATGTCGCCGAAACCAATATGTATCCCGTCCCCGCGCGCCTCGATGCACATCAAAATACAGCCGAGGCACCGCGCAGCTTGTGGATATCTTCCACTCAGGATGTCAGAAGATGGTTACTAAACAAAAAACCACCCGTAACTGCAATGGTTTAGGGCTGTTTAGAGCGGAATCTTGTTGTCGAAGGCAAATTCGGCCAACTGAGACCGAAGGCTGCTGTCCGGCAGGCTGAGGCGTTCGTTCACAAAGTCTGCAAGCTTGCCCGCATCCAACTCCAAAATCATGGCCTTCACCGGACCGACGGCAGCAGGCGGAATGGAGAGTGTCCGGAAACCAAGCGCGACCAGCGTCATCGCCTCAAGCGGGCGACCAGCCATCTCCCCGCACAGGGATACCGGCACATCATGAACACCGCATTGGGCAACAACATGCTGCAAAAACGACAGAACCGCAGGACTTAGCAGGTCATACCGGTCGCCGACGCGGGGGTTTCCCCGATCGCTGGCAAAGAAAAACTGCAGCAGATCATTGGATCCGATGGATATGAAATCCACCAATGGCAGCAGGGCATCAAGCTGCCAAGCCAAAGACGGCACCTCCAGCATTGAACCTACTTTGATGTCCAACGGCTTTGGCTGGC from Pyruvatibacter sp. HU-CL02332 encodes:
- a CDS encoding RodZ domain-containing protein translates to MGKVTKLNLEDASVRSTRRLHLRDIQDDNPEPRGTTGAQMHAARLALGEDISAVAGQLRIRRDQIEAIEGGDFDALPGRAYSIGFVRTYAEYLGLDEVETVTAFKAEFDAAQTSGPALVFPEAEEESRIPRGAFVVIAVLALAALYGVWTLTVSADRVVEERTTGVPSVVPETRVAPAVRPASLPRTAVERSSATAGTTEAGLEGREAASTDGSVTASDTGDVAGAGTPQTDNSAIETNASADVGTPAQTAAGVDGTAGEISGEAAGVAGQAVTETASEPELAMSPAAVTPSEDQVSPLETGAERSWEGFVYGQQNHDSRIFIRANAQTWVRVEDGDGNVLLSRTLRAGESYRAPNRAGMVLATRNAGALQLFVDGKSAGTAGPVGKPLADIPLDPASLSGQ